The Streptomyces sp. A2-16 sequence GGGGCAGGGCACGGCCGCCCTCGAACTCCTGGAGGAGACGGGTGAGTTGGAAGCTCTCCTCACGCCGGTCGGGGGCGGCGGGCTGATGGCGGGGAGCGCGACCGCCGCCAAGGGCCTGTACCCGGGCATCCGTATGGTCGGCGTGGAACCGGAGGCCGGCGACGACACCAGGCGTTCCCTGGAGGCGGGCCGGCGCATCAGCATCCCGGTGCCGAAGACCATCGCCGACGGACAGGCCCTGCACACGCCCGGCGAGCTGACCTTCTCGGTGAACCGGCGGCTGGTGGACGAGATCGCGCTGGTCGGCGACGACGAGATCCGCGCGGCCATGCGGTTCGCCTTCGAGCGGCTGAAGATCGTCGTCGAGCCGAGCGGTGCGACCCCGCTGGCCGCACTGCTCACCGGCAAGGTGAGCGGTCTGCCGGACCGGGTCGGCGTGATCGTCTCCGGCGGCAATGTCGACGCGGAGCGTTTTGCCCGGCTCTGCGCGGGCGGGGAGTGACGCCGCGGGCGGGGAGCGGCGCCGTCACCCGAATGGCAGCCCCGGCTGGACAGGCGGACCATGGAGTGATGGGGCCCGGCCCCCGCCGGTGCGGCCCAGGAGGGGCGGCACACGGAGACCGGCCCCGGCCGTACCGCAACACGGCCGGAAGGGAGAGCCGTCATGTTTGAGGTGAAGACGCTCGACAAGCCGGACGAGCGCCGCGATTTCCCGCGTGGCCACCTCGAAGCGGTCCACATGAGTGGACTGGACTTCGCCGTGGGGACCTTCGAGCCGGGCTGGCGCTGGTCCGAGTCCGTGGCCCCCATCGCGGGCACCAGCAGCTGCGAGGTCCACCACAACGGCTATGTGGTCTCGGGCCGCCTGCACGTCGTCATGGACGAGGGCGGCGAGGGCGAAGTGGGCCCCGGCGACATCTTCGTGGTGTCACCCGGGCACGACGCCTGGGTCGTCGGCGACGAGCAGTGCGTGGTCTACGACTTCGCGGGCGGCATGGCGAAGGACTACGCGAAGGGCAAGTGAGGAAGGCCGGTCCCGGGCCGTCACGGGTCACACCGTGACGACGATCTTCGCGCGCGCGTGCTCCACCTCCAGATGCCGGATGGCCTCGGCCGCCTCGTCGAGCGGATACGTCCGCTCGACGGCCGGGGCGATCTTCCCTTCCTCGGCGAGTTCGCGCAGTGCCCCGAGGTTCTCCTTGCGTGCCCTCGCCGGGAGCTGGAGCACCCGCTGCCGGACGAAGGGGGAGAGGAGCAGCCCCCGGAGCGTCAGCCGCACCGGGCCGAGAAGACTGCCGCCCTCATACACTCCGCCCCCGGACAGGACGATGGTCCCGGCCGGGGCCGTGGCGCGCCGCAGATCGCGCAGTGAGCGATTGCCCACCAGATCCAGTACGACGTCGTGGCGGCGCCCGGCGCGGGTGAAGTCCTCCCGGGTGTAGTCGACGACCTGGTCCGCCCCCAGCGAGCCGACCAGTTCGACGTTGCGCGCGCCGCACACACCGGTCACCTCGGCGCCGTACGCCTTCGCGATCTGCACGGCGAAGGTACCCACACCGCCCGACGCGCCGTTCACCAGCACGGACTGGCCGGCCTGGACTCCGGCCACGTCCCGCAGTCCGATGAGCGCGGTGTTCGCGGCCAGCGGCATCGCGGCCGCCTGCTCGAAGGAGAGAGCGGCCGGCTTGAGGTCCGTCGCACCGTCCTTGGCGCACACGAACTCGGCGAACGTCCCGTCCGCCTCGCCGTACACCTCGTCACCCGGATGCAGCCCCTTGACCTCGGCGCCGACCGCCTCGACACGGCCCGCGAAGTCCCGGCCGCGGATCCGCACCTTCGGCGCGCGCAGCCCGAACGCCAGCCGGGCGATCTTCGGGTCGCCGCGCAGGTAGTGCCAGTCGTAGGCGTTGACCGAGGCCGCGTGCACCCGCACGAGGACCTCGTCGGCGGCCGGCACCGGCTGCTCGACCTCCCTCAGCTCCAGTGTGTCCGCCGAGCCGTACCGGTCCTGGACGACTGCCTTCATGGGACCCCCTCCGTCGCTTCGGAGCGTAGGGAAGTGGCCTCGGCTTGCCATCGGAAACCGATCGGTTTACGCTACTGGGCGTAGGTAAACCGATCATTTTCTCGCTGTGCTTGGAGACACTCATGACCACCCTCGAAGGTTCCGTCGCCCTGGTCACCGGCGGCAGCCGCGGCATCGGCCGGGCGCTGGTGACCGCTCTGTACGAGCGTGGCGCCAAGAAGGTGTACGCCACCGCCCGCGACCCCAGGACCGTCACGCACCCGGACGCGGTGCCGCTGGCCCTGGAGGTGAGCGACCCCGCCTCCGTAGCGGCAGCCGCCGAGCAGGCGCAGGACGTCACCCTGCTGATCAACAACGCCGGCGCGTCCGTGAACGCGAACTTCCTCGACGCCCCCGTGGAGGACGTCCGCCGTGAGTTCGAGACCAACTTCTACGGTCCCCTCCTCGTCACCCGGGCCTTCGTCCCGGTCATCGAGCGCAACGGCGGCGGCCACATCCTGAACGTCCACTCGGTCCTGTCCTGGCTCGGTGTCGCCGGCTCCTACAGCGCCTCCAAGGCCGCCCTGTGGTCGCAGACCAACTCCCTGCGCCTGGACCTGAAGCCGCGCGGCATCGAGGTCACCGGGCTGCACGTCGGGTACGTCGACACCGACATGACCGCGAAGATCGACGCCCCGAAGGTCACCCCCGAGAGCGTGGCCGCACAGGCCCTCGACGGCATCGAGTCCGGCGCCTTCGAGGTCCTCGCCGACGACCTGACCCGCCAGGTGAAGGCCGGACTCGCCGCCGGACTCGGGGCGCTGTACCCGCAGCTGGCGGCCTGAGCCACCTGGACGCGCGTGGTGCGATGCGCCGGGCGCGTACCAGCCCGCCTTCTTCCGGACGGAGGGGCTGGGGCCGCCGGCGCGACCCCGCTTCCAGGGCGGCGACGGCACAGGCGTCGGCGTGGGCGAACGTGCCGACGAGTTCGGCGACCCCGGCCCGCACCCGCGGATCGGGATCGCCGGCCAGGCACCGCAGCGCGGGCTCCGGAACCCGCTCCACGCTCGGCGCGCCGATGTCGCCCTTGCGCCAGGCGGGCACGGCCGCGAAGCCGTTCGTCAGATCGGCAGCAGTCGCCCCACCAGCTCGCTCAACTGCCGGACGTTGCGGCACTCGTGCATCTCCACGAGCTCGGCGTACTCGTACGCCGCCGAGTCGCCCGTGCCCCACTGCGCTCGGGCCTCCGGGTTCAACCAGTGCACCCGGCGCGCCCGTTCGGTGATCTCCCGTACGGCGGGCAGGTTCGGGTCGCTCATGTTGGTGCGGGCGTCGCCGAGCACGAACACCGTCGTGCGGGGGCTCAGCGCGTCCCCGTACCGCGACGCGAACTCGCCCAGGGCGACGCCGTAGTCGCTGCTGCCGTGCCAGCCCGTCAGCGTGGCCTCGGCCCGGATGCGGGCGCCGAGCCCCGCCGCGTCGGCCGCGCCGTGCTCGAGGAGCCGGGTGACCTCGTCGAGCCGGTTGACGAAGGCGAACACCCGCACCTTGCCGAACTGGTCGTGCAGCGCCTGCACCAGCAGCATCGTGAAGTCCGAGAACCCCGACACCGAGCCCGACACATCGCACAGCAGCACCAGTTCGGGCCGGGCCGGCCGGCGCCTGCGCAGCACCGGCTTCATCGGCACCCCGCCCGTCGACAGCGAACCGCGCAGCGTCCGCCGCAGATCGATGCTGCCCCGGGCGGCACGACGGCGGCGGGCCGCCAGCCGGGTGGCGAGCTTGCGGGCCAACGGCTGGACCGTGCGCCGCAGTTCGGCCAGCCGGTCCTTCCCCGCGAACAGGAAGTCGACCCGGTCCGTCGTCGGAGCCACCGCCCGCCGCGCGATCTCGTCCAGGTCCCGCCGCTCCGCCACCCGCCGCCGGGCCTCCGCGGCCACCAGCGCGCGGAACGCCTCGATGCGCCGCCGGATCTCGTCCTCCAGCAGCCGGTCCGTGAACCCGGACATCCCCTGCCGCCCCCGCACGTCGTCGCGGACACGCGCCAGCAGCGTCTGCGGGCGCAGCCGGTCGAGGGTCTGGTACGACGACCAGCCGTCCGAGGAAGGGGAGTTGCCGTATCCGCCGAACCCGTCGACGGCCTCCGCCGCGAGGCGGGCCATCAGGGTCTCGTCGTTCGCGGCGAGGGCTCTGGCGAGCCGCTCGCGCAGCTCCTCCCGGTCCGGGGGGCCGGTGTCGGGCCCGCCGACGCCCCGCGGGAAGTACAGGTCGAACACCGGGTCGAAGACCTGCCGCTGGGCCGTGCTGTGCAGCAAGGTCGCCGCCAGGCCCTCCCGCAGTCGCTCCCGGTCGGCGAATCCGAGCGCCTCGACCGCCTGTGCGGCGTCCACCGTCTCACCGGTCCCGATGCGCACGCCGTGCGCGCGCAGGGCGCCGACCAGGGAGGTGAGCCGCTCGGCGGTGCTCACACCGCGTCCAGGTCGAGCTTGGCCCCGGCCTTGAGGATGTCGTCCTGGTGCTTGAGGAGCACGCCCAGACTGTCCCGTACGACCGTCTCGTCGAGGTGGTCCGCCCCCAGCGCGAGCAGCGTGCGCGCCCAGTCGATGGTCTCGGCGACCGAGGGCACCTTGCGCAGGTCCATGGCCCTGAGCGCCCCCACGACCCGCACCACGGATGTCGCCAGCGTCTCGTCGAGGCCCGGCACCTTCAGCCGTACGATCCGCCGCTCCAGCTCCTCCTCGGGGAACCCGATGTGCAGGAACAGGCAGCGGCGGCGCAGGGCCTCCGACAGTTCGCGGCTGGCATTGGAGGTCAGGACGACGAACGGGCGGCGGGACGCGGTGATGGTGCCGAGTTCGGGGACCGTGACCTGGAAGTCGGACAGCACCTCCAGGAGCAGGCCCTCGACCTCGACGTCCGCCTTGTCGGTCTCGTCGATGAGGAGCACCTTGGGCTCCTCGCCACGGATGGCCGTCAGCAGAGGCCGGGAGAGCAGGAACTCCTCGCTGAAGATGTCGGTGCGGGCCTCGTCCCAGGTCTCGTCCCGGCCGGCGCTGATGCGCAGCAGCTGCTTGGCGTGGTTCCACTCGTACAGCGCCCGGGACTCGTCCACGCCCTCGTAGCACTGCAGGCGGACCAGTCGCGCCCCGGCGACCTCGGCCACCGCCTTGGCGAGCTCCGTCTTGCCGACCCCGGCGGGGCCCTCGACCAGGAGCGGCTTGCCGAGCCGGTCGGCGAGGAAGACGGTGGTGGCGACCGAGGGCGAGGCGAGGTAGCCGGTCGCGGCCAGGCGTGCGGAGACGTCGTCGACGGATGTGAACAGCAACGGGGCCTCCAGCGCGGCGCGAACTCGTTTCCGCCAACTATCTAAGCGCTTGTTCACCTCTTCTGTCACGTGTTCGAAGTCGGCTGGACGCGCGCGGAGGGCGCTGAGCAGGGGGCGCTGGGAGAGGGCGCCGAGAAGGGGGCGCCACCGAAGCGACGCCCCCTGACCTGCCGTGTCCCTCACGCCGTGGACCCCACCGCCTCCACCGCGGGAACGCGCAGCACCCTGCGGGCCGTGGCCAGGCTCGTGCCGATCGTCACGGCCGCCGCGGTCGATCCCACCGCCAGCCAGATGCCGAGGCCCTGGTGGGGCAGCACCGAGTCGGTGCGGACGATCGTGAACGGAATGATCCCGGCGAGCGCCGCCACCGTGCCGAAGAACAGCCCGACGGCCGTGAGGATCAGCCCCTCCGTGCCGACGGTGCCCAGCACCTGCCCAGGGCCGGCCCCGGCCAGGCGCTGCTGCCCGAACTCCCGGCCGCGGTAGGTCGTCGCCGCGTAGAGCGAGTTGACGAGCATCACGCACACGAACACCACGATGATGCCGACGACCGTGAGGTTCAGCGTCTGGAGGTTCTTCGCGTCGGCGGTCCTGACCGCACCCGAGGCCCTCATGGCGTCGCTCTCGACACCCTGCATGTACAGCGTGGCGACGGACACCGCCGTGAACAGGATCAGGGACATCAGGATCCCGGAGAGGTGATCCGCCCGTCGGCGCAGGTTCCGCACGGCCAGCCAGCCGCTCGCACCGGTCAGCGGCAGCCGCTCCAGGACGCCCTTCAGGAGCCGCGGCGACAGCAGCGCGAACCCCACGGACAGCAGGATCGCCCCGTACGCCGGAGTCGCCATGAGCGCCTCGTCCGTCGCCGAGAACGCGAAGGTGGAGACGGTCGACAGGGCGCCGACGCCCAGTGCCCCGTACGCGAGTCGGGTGCGCGCCCGACCCCGCTGCCGACGCCCGCGCGTGGCCCGTCGTACCGCGAGGAGGGCGGCGCCCGCCGCCGCGACCAGGGTGATGTCGAAGCCCGACAGCAGCGCGACGGGACCGAAGGAGTGATCGACGCTCCGTGCGACCTGCCCGCTGTCCTTGAAGACGTCCAGCAGCGCCTGCCCGCCGAGCATCGCCGGACCGATCGCCAGCACGGCCCCGATCAGCGCGACCGCCACGGTCTCGCCCACGACCATCCGCCCGATCTGCCCCGGAGTCGCTCCCGAGCAGCGCAGCAGCTCCAACTCACCCGCGCGTTGACGGACGTTGACCGTCAGTGTCGAGGCCACGGCGAAGAACACCAGCAGGGTGCCGTAGCCGCCGACGACACTCGCCGAGGTGGTCAGGATCTCCTTGCTCGCCGGGTCGACACCCGGCCGGCCCGCCGTGTCGTACAGCGAGTTGAACGTCATGATGATCCCCGCACCCAGGAAGGCGCTCACCAGGGTCGCGAGGAACCGCCCGGGCCGTTGCCGTATCGACCGCATCGCCAGCACGAACATCGCTCACACCCCCGCCGTCACGTCGTCGCCCAGGTGCGCGAGGCGCTCGGCCACCGCGTCCGGCGTCGGAGCCTCCATGTGGCCCGCGAGGCGGCCGTCCGCGAGGAACAGCACCGAGTCGGCCCAGGAGGCGGCGACCGGGTCGTGCGTCACCATCACCACGGTCCGGCCGTGCACCCGTACCGCCTCCTGGAGCAGCCGCAGCACGTCCCGCGCGCTCCGGGTGTCCAGGGCGCCCGTCGGCTCGTCCGCGAAGATCACCCGGGGATCGGTGACGAGGGCCCGGGCGATCGCCACCCGCTGCCGCTGGCCGCCGGAGAGCTGGTCGGGCAGGTGGCCGAGCCGGTCGCCGAGACCGACGGCGGTCAGGACCTCCGTGACCCGCCCGCGGTCGACCCTCCTTCCGGCGAGCCGCAGCGGCAGGACGGTGTTCTGGGCGACCGTCAGCGTCTCCAGCAGGTTGTACTGCTGGAACACGAACCCCACCCGCCCGCGCCGGAACCTGGTCAGCTCCGCCTCGCCGCCGCCCGTCAGCTCCGTGCCGTCCACCCGCACGATCCCGCTGTCGGGCCGGTCGAGACCGGCCGCGCACTGGAGCAGCGTGGACTTCCCGGACCCCGAAGGACCCATCACCGCGGTGAAGGTGCCCCGGGCGAGGCTCAGTGTGACCCCGTCCAGGGCGGTCACGGCACTGTCGTCCGTGCCGTAGGTCCGCCTGACCTTCACCAGCCGCAGCGCCTCGGCGGCGGGTCCCGTGTCGTGCGTGCGCCGTGAGCTCGTGCGAAACATCGTCGTCCCCCTTCGTCCGGCACCCCGTGTGCCTCGCTCACGAAGCTACGCAGCCGCGGACCAGGAGACATGGGGCGCAGAACCCGTCTTCGGGGGTGTACTCAGTGACACCCTCCGGCCGATACGGCAGGGTTGGCCGCCATGACCGACTCAATAGCCTGGCTCGCCGAACCGCAGTCCATCGCCTGGGGTGGCTACAGCGTGGTGATCGCCCCCGACCTCGAGTCGGAATCCCTGGCGCGACGGGTCGCCGAGACCGCTCACCGGCCCGCGAGTCCCCGCGCCATCGGAGAACTCACCGGCCGCCAGGTGCAGGACCTGCTGGAAGGCCTGTACGGGGACACCCTGGACGGCATCGCCCTGCGCCACGGCGAGCTCGACGAGTGGTCGTACGTCATCAAGTACGGCGGCTGGCAAGGGGAGTTCGGCACCGGGAGCCGGCCGGTCGACCGGGGCGGACTGCACGTCTTCCACCTGGAGTACGAGGAGGAGAACGGCAAGCCGGTGCCCCCGCACTTCGCCTACCGGCACGACGAGAACCTGATGTGCGCGTTCAACCTTCACCTGGACGGCAGCTGGGGACACGGCAGCCCCGAGGGCGACCCCGAGGTGGCCACCGCCGTCCAGGAGCGGCTCAGCGCCGCCGGACTGCCCGACGAGGACCTGGACGACAGTGTCGTGCACCGCAGGTGCCTGGAGGTCCTCCACCGGCACTTCGGCCTCACCCTGCCCCGTGAACGGATCCTGACGGAGACCCTGCCCACGCTGTTGCTGACCCGCCCCTGAACCGGGGTCCCGGGCGGCGGCCGGGGGCGTTGTCAGTGGGCCGCTGTACTTTTCGGGACATGGGGATCTATCTGGTGAGCGTGGGCGCGCAGGAGTGGTTCGACACGGAGGACGAGGGCGGCCGCGGGGCCCTCGCGGCCGCCCTCGGCGCGGAGTTGAGCCGCCGGGGGCTGCCGCCTTACGAGTCCGTGCCGCAGGCGCCGGAGCGGTTGGTGCGCGGCGCGGGGCTCTCGTTCGAGGAGAAGCTGGTGCCTCCCATGGACGGCTTCGACGCGCTGTGCCGGGCGCAGCTGTCGCAGCAGGAGTACGAGCTCCTGTGCGGCTGGTCGCTGCTCGTGCCGTTCGCCCTCGACGAGGAGATCTGGCTGCCGACCGAGACCTCCTACGCCGACACGACGATGGTCGCCGGTGCCCCTCAGGTGCTCGCCCTCGCCGAACGGCTCGCGAGCGCCGTCGACCTGCCGGTGGACGAGATACCGGCAGCCTGCGACAACCTCGACCTGACCATGTGGTTCCTGGACGGCGAGGCGCAACGCTTCGCGGCCGCACGACCCGGGCCCTGGGCCGAGGACCTGGACGCCGCGTTCTACGTGGCGCTGTACCTGCGCGCCGCCCAGCACTCCCTGCGGCGCGGCTGCCCGCTCGTCTACAGCTGACGCGACGACGCAGTGAGACATGCGGCCTTGAACGGTTTCACCTCGCGGCGCGGGCGGTGGACACCCCTCGCATCTGCCACTAGCTTCAACCGCCCACCCAGCTGAATCGATACAACTGGGAGCAGTCGAAGGGACCACGGCATGACCGACGGAGCCGACAGCACGAACGGCAGCGCAGTGCCCCCCGGCACGGTCCGGGGGACCGCGGCGGCCCCCGGCCGCACCGCCGTCGAGGGCCTGACGGTGGAGCACCGCACCGATCCGCTCGGCGTGGACGCGGCCCGCCCGCGCTTCGGCTGGCGCACCGCGTCCCCGGTCCGGGGACGGCGTCAGACCGCGTACCGGATCCTGGTCGCGTCCACCCCCGACCGACTGGCCGGAGGCCGCGCGGACGTCTGGGACAGCGGCCGGATCGACTCGGCGGACTCGGTGGCCGTGCGCTACGCGGGCCCCGCACTGCAGGCCTCGACCCGCTACCACTGGACGGTCCAGGTCTGGGACGAGCACGGCCGCCCGCTCCCCGGACCGCCGCCCGCCCGTTTCGAGACCGGCCTGCTCGCCACCGACGGCGTCACCGGCTGGGACGGCGCGAAGTGGATCAGCATGGCGTGCAAGGCTCCGAACAGCGCGGGCGCGCCGCTCCTGAGGAAACAGACGGCCCTGGCATCCGGCCGCGTGCGCGAGGCCCGCCTCTACATCTCCGCGCTCGGCGTGTACGAGGCGTACGTCGACGGCCACCGGGTCACCGTGCCCCAGGACGGCGGCAGCACCCTCGAACTCCTCACGCCGGGCTGGACCAACTACGACACCACCGTCAGCTACTTCACCTACGACGTGACCAGCCTGTTGGCGGGGCAGCCCCAGGTCACTCTCGCGGCCGTGCTGGGCAACGGCTGGTACAACGGCCGCGTCTCCGACCACAGCGTCTACTACGCCGAGGACGGCAACCGCCTCGCCCTCAAGGCCAAGCTCCTCCTCCGCTACGAGGACGGCTCGACCCAGAGCGTCGTGACCACGCCCGGCGACGACTGGCGGGCCACGGACACCGGCCCGCACCGCGCCGACGACATCTACGACGGGCAGACCTACGACGCCCGCAGGGAACTGCCCGGCTGGACCGCGAACGACTTCGACGCCTCCACCTGGTCCGGGGTCGAGGAGCACGACTTCACCACCCGCTTCCCCGACTCCCGACTCGTCGCCTACCCGGGCGAGTCGGCCCGGCTGATGCCCGCGTGGGACCGCAGGCCGTGCTCGATCACCGTCCGGACCGGCGGCAGCGATCGCGTCGTCGACCCCGCCCGCACGGTCACCGATCCCACCCGTGCCGCCACCGCCCACGTCACCCTGCACCCGGGCGACACCGCCGTGATCGACCTCGGCCAGAACCTCGTCGGCGTGCCCCGCTACACCCTGCGCGGCCCCGCCGGGGCCGAAGTGACCTTCACGCCGGGGGAGATGCTCAACGACGCGAGCGCGGGCGCGGACGGCCCCGCGGGCTCGGTCTACCGGGCCAACCTCCGCACGGCCAGGGCCACCAGCACCTACATCCTCAAGGGCGACCCGGAGGGCGAGACCCATCAGGACTCCCTGACCTTCTACGGCTTCCGCTACGTCGGCGTCACCACGTCACAGACGGTCACCCTCACCGAACTGACCGGCAGGGTCGCCACCTCCGCCCTCCACGACATCGGCACCGTGGAAACGGACGACGCCGACGTCAACCAGCTGATCAGCAACGTCCGTTGGGGCCAGCGCGGCAACTACCTCTGGGTGCCCACCGACTGCCCGCAGCGCGACGAACGCTGCGGCTGGACCGGCGACACCCAGCTCTTCGCCCAGACGGGCCTCTACAACGCCGATGCGGTCGCCTTCCTGAGCCACTTCCAGGACATCCTGATCGACTCCCAGCGCACCTACGGCGCGGACGGCGCCCAGTTCACCTGGATCGCGCCCGGCGCCCGCTACAACGAGCCCGACCCGGCCAGCGGCTGGGCGGACTGCGGGGTCGTCGTCCCCTGGACCGTGTGGCAGATGAGCGGGGACACCACCATCGTCGACCGCAGCTGGGACGCGATGACGGCCTACCTGGACTGGATCCGCGCCCGCACCGGCGACACCTACGCCGGACAGGGCGCGATGTTCGGCGACTGGCTGGCCTTCCAGGTCACCAGCACCCAGCTGGTCAGCGACGCCTACTACGCCCACAGCGCCCGGCTCATGGCGGACATGGCCCGCGCCACCGGCCGCACCGCCGAGGCCCACGCCTACGAGGAGCTCTTCGACCACGTCAAACGGGCCTTCGTCACCAAGTACCTGAGCACCGACGGCGGCCGCCTCACCGTGCGTTCCAGCCTCGGCTCCCCGCCGCCCTGGACCCCGGGCGGCAGCCCCACCCGGACCGAGGACGACACCCAGACCGCCCTGCTCTGGATCCTCAAACTCGGCTTGTACGACACCGAGAGCCAGCGGCGCGCACTGGTGGAACTCCTCGCCCAGAACATCGGCAACTCCGCCGCCTACAAGGCCGCCCACCCCGACAGCACCCGCGTCGGACACGCCGAGAACACCCTCTCCGTCGGCTTCCTCGGCGTGCACGTCCTGGCCCCCGTCCTCACCGAGGAGGGCCAGGTGGAACTGGCGTACAAGGTGCTGCACCAGGACGCGATGCCGTCCTGGCTGTACTCGGTGAGGAACGGCGCCACCACGGTCTGGGAGCGCTGGAACTCGTACTCCGAGGAAGAGGGCTTCGGGCCGGTCGAGATGAACTCGTTCAACCACTACTCCTACGGCGCGATCATGGAGTGGATGTACGAGAGCATGGCCGGCATCGCCAAGGACCCGGCCCACCCGGGCTTCAGGCACTTCTTCCTGCGGCCCCATCTCGACCCCACCGGCAGGATCACCCGGGTCGCCGGTTCGCACCTCTCGCCGTACGGCGAGATCGTCAGCGCATGGGCGGTGCGGGACGGCGAGTTCACGCACCGGGTCGCCGTCCCCGCCAACAGCACCGCGACCCTGCGCATCCCCACGGCCGACCCCGACTCCGTGCGTGAGGCGGGCACACCCCTGTCGCAGGTCGACGGAGTCGAGTACCTGGGCTTCGGGGAGGGCGTCGCCTCGTACGAACTCCCCTCAGGGAGCTATGAGTTGACCTCCTCGCTCGGCTGAGAGTCCACCAGCACCACCTCGAGGGTGCGCGGACCGTGCACCCCCTCGACCCGGTCCAGCTCGATGTCACTGGTCGCCGAAGGACCGGAGATCCATGTCAGCGGGCGCACCGGGTCGAGGCGGACAAGGGCCTGCGGCACCGAGGAGACGACCTGGTCCGGGACCCGTACGACACAGATGTGGTGGTCCGGGACCAGGGTGATCCGGCGGCGGCCCTGGTCGG is a genomic window containing:
- a CDS encoding alpha-L-rhamnosidase; this translates as MTDGADSTNGSAVPPGTVRGTAAAPGRTAVEGLTVEHRTDPLGVDAARPRFGWRTASPVRGRRQTAYRILVASTPDRLAGGRADVWDSGRIDSADSVAVRYAGPALQASTRYHWTVQVWDEHGRPLPGPPPARFETGLLATDGVTGWDGAKWISMACKAPNSAGAPLLRKQTALASGRVREARLYISALGVYEAYVDGHRVTVPQDGGSTLELLTPGWTNYDTTVSYFTYDVTSLLAGQPQVTLAAVLGNGWYNGRVSDHSVYYAEDGNRLALKAKLLLRYEDGSTQSVVTTPGDDWRATDTGPHRADDIYDGQTYDARRELPGWTANDFDASTWSGVEEHDFTTRFPDSRLVAYPGESARLMPAWDRRPCSITVRTGGSDRVVDPARTVTDPTRAATAHVTLHPGDTAVIDLGQNLVGVPRYTLRGPAGAEVTFTPGEMLNDASAGADGPAGSVYRANLRTARATSTYILKGDPEGETHQDSLTFYGFRYVGVTTSQTVTLTELTGRVATSALHDIGTVETDDADVNQLISNVRWGQRGNYLWVPTDCPQRDERCGWTGDTQLFAQTGLYNADAVAFLSHFQDILIDSQRTYGADGAQFTWIAPGARYNEPDPASGWADCGVVVPWTVWQMSGDTTIVDRSWDAMTAYLDWIRARTGDTYAGQGAMFGDWLAFQVTSTQLVSDAYYAHSARLMADMARATGRTAEAHAYEELFDHVKRAFVTKYLSTDGGRLTVRSSLGSPPPWTPGGSPTRTEDDTQTALLWILKLGLYDTESQRRALVELLAQNIGNSAAYKAAHPDSTRVGHAENTLSVGFLGVHVLAPVLTEEGQVELAYKVLHQDAMPSWLYSVRNGATTVWERWNSYSEEEGFGPVEMNSFNHYSYGAIMEWMYESMAGIAKDPAHPGFRHFFLRPHLDPTGRITRVAGSHLSPYGEIVSAWAVRDGEFTHRVAVPANSTATLRIPTADPDSVREAGTPLSQVDGVEYLGFGEGVASYELPSGSYELTSSLG